DNA from Microvirga ossetica:
CGCAACGCACAAAGTTTTCTAGAGGCTAGTTCAGCCAATAGTTCCACTGCTCCAAAGGATGAGTGAGCGTAGAAAGATCCCCTGCGCCTTATTCTCGCCTTTTTAAAGTTCAGCTTGACTTACAAGCACAACGGCAGGGGAGACCGTCCTTGAAGAATATCCTCACCCGGGCATCTGCGATGATGCCACTACTTTTTGTCGCGGCCTGCAATACAACCGCATCCAACGATCCCTCGATCACGGGGTCGATCTCACAGCCGAATATCGAGGCGGGCAACGCGTTCCAGCGCGGCACTGCATCCTGGTACGGACCCGGCTTCCACGGGCGCAAGACCGCCAGCGGCGAGCGCTTCAATTCCTACGACATGACGGCGGCCCACCGCTCCCTGCCGTTCGGCACGCGGCTCAAGGTCACCAACGAAACCAATGGCCGCTCGGTAGTCGTCCGGGTGAACGACCGCGGTCCCTTCGCCCATCGGCGAATCATCGATCTCGCCAAGGGTCCGGCCCAGGCGCTTGGCCTGACGAACGCGGGCACGGCCTACGTCTCCCTGCATCGGCTGGATTAGGCGCTTCTTAATTCCTTGCGGCGATTCTTGGTCCGATTCGGGACCAAGGGTTGCGTAAATGGAATCGAAATCGTCTCAGGCGACGAATGTCGTCCGCTTTCCGGGCGCGCGTTCGTCGGCCAATCCTCGCCGCGATCAACGCTCGTTGATGGACGCGGTCTATGCGGCGGGCTTTCTGCCGATCGAGGCGCACGACCGCGCAACCAAGGTCATGGCGACAAGGCTCACCATCTTCGGCTTCGTCGTGATCGACGAGATGCAGGCGGACGGCACCTTGCGCCGTCTTCGGCCATCCGAGGCGTTCCACGCCTGCACCGCTCGCCCCTGGCGCATCTCCAAGCCCTCCGGCCGCTACCGGATCGAAGACCGCATTCCTGAGACGGATCGGGAGCTGTTCGCCGCCCTGCAGGCGTAACGCGCCGGAGGGGCTCGTCTTCCCAGAGGTCTGAACTATCTTCTCGCATCGGCCCCATATCGGCCCATGGCGCTTCCAGGGGATGGTGATGCATCTGGTTCAGATTCTGCTGCCGCTTGCCGACAACAAGGGCCGTCGATTCGACGGCGCGTCGTATGGACGGATTCGCACGGAGCTGTCCGAGCGATTCGGCGGCATCACCAGCTTCACGCGCGCGCCGGCGGAAGGGATGTGGCGGGAAGGCGGCCATACGACGCATGACGAT
Protein-coding regions in this window:
- a CDS encoding septal ring lytic transglycosylase RlpA family protein; translation: MKNILTRASAMMPLLFVAACNTTASNDPSITGSISQPNIEAGNAFQRGTASWYGPGFHGRKTASGERFNSYDMTAAHRSLPFGTRLKVTNETNGRSVVVRVNDRGPFAHRRIIDLAKGPAQALGLTNAGTAYVSLHRLD